In Nakamurella antarctica, the following are encoded in one genomic region:
- a CDS encoding ribonuclease HII — protein MASSTKPPDLRAEKGLLRAGHALVAACDEVGRGAVGGPVSVGMVLVDATVKRPLAGVRDSKLLSPAARIAMVPKIRRWVVGYAVGHATAAEIDEFGIMAALRMAGIRAMLMLPAQPDIVLLDGNYDWLSTPVQPSLFDDLAAAQDAVCPNRRSLKVTTMIKADMKCSSVGAASILAKTERDAMMVDLAMVHPGYGWEVNKGYATAAHMDALRHLGPSTHHRQSWRLPERMPADAAGDSLIPDTGDYL, from the coding sequence GTGGCTTCCTCGACTAAGCCACCGGATTTGCGGGCAGAAAAGGGCTTGCTGCGAGCGGGTCATGCCCTGGTTGCCGCCTGTGACGAGGTGGGGCGCGGCGCAGTGGGCGGGCCAGTGTCGGTGGGGATGGTGCTCGTGGACGCGACGGTGAAACGACCGCTGGCAGGTGTGCGAGATAGTAAATTGCTTTCCCCTGCCGCTCGGATCGCGATGGTTCCCAAGATTCGGCGGTGGGTGGTTGGCTATGCGGTAGGCCACGCAACCGCTGCAGAAATAGACGAATTCGGCATTATGGCCGCACTTCGGATGGCGGGCATTCGCGCCATGCTGATGCTTCCCGCCCAGCCGGATATTGTGCTGCTAGATGGTAACTACGACTGGCTTTCTACTCCCGTGCAGCCAAGTCTTTTCGATGATCTTGCCGCGGCACAAGACGCTGTTTGCCCGAATCGCAGGTCTCTCAAAGTAACGACCATGATCAAGGCTGATATGAAGTGCTCATCTGTGGGGGCGGCCAGCATCTTGGCAAAAACCGAACGGGACGCCATGATGGTCGATCTGGCGATGGTCCACCCCGGGTACGGATGGGAAGTGAATAAGGGATATGCAACGGCTGCTCACATGGATGCGCTGCGTCACCTTGGCCCCAGCACACACCACCGCCAAAGCTGGCGGTTACCAGAGAGGATGCCTGCCGATGCTGCGGGCGATAGCCTGATTCCCGATACGGGCGACTACCTTTGA
- a CDS encoding DUF2469 domain-containing protein, translated as MSAEDLEQYETEMELQLYREYRDIVGHFAFVVETERRFYLCNSVDVQVRNSEGDMYFEVRMSDAWVWDMYRPARFVKNVRVVTFKDVNVEELEKPDLRLPEDGGF; from the coding sequence GTGAGTGCAGAGGATCTCGAGCAGTACGAAACCGAGATGGAGCTGCAGCTCTACCGGGAGTACCGGGACATCGTCGGGCATTTTGCGTTTGTGGTGGAAACCGAGCGCAGGTTTTACCTGTGCAACTCGGTCGATGTTCAGGTACGCAATTCCGAGGGGGACATGTACTTCGAGGTGCGGATGTCGGATGCTTGGGTCTGGGACATGTATCGTCCAGCGAGGTTCGTCAAGAACGTTCGCGTCGTTACCTTCAAAGACGTCAACGTGGAGGAGCTGGAAAAACCTGATCTGCGATTGCCGGAGGACGGCGGCTTTTGA
- a CDS encoding YraN family protein, with protein sequence MSKNIELGRTGEDLAVEHYEALGLTIISRNWRCREGELDIVATDHRDLLVICEVKTRSGVGFGLPVESITSGKRRRIRRLAALWLGEHRTRPDIHIRFDVVGVLAEPGKSVELTHIEGAF encoded by the coding sequence ATGTCAAAAAATATCGAGCTGGGTCGCACCGGCGAAGACCTTGCGGTCGAGCACTACGAAGCATTGGGCTTGACGATAATTTCGCGTAATTGGCGATGCCGCGAGGGCGAACTGGACATTGTCGCCACGGACCACCGCGACCTTCTTGTCATCTGTGAAGTCAAAACTCGGTCGGGGGTGGGATTCGGCTTGCCCGTCGAATCCATTACGAGCGGTAAGCGGCGCAGAATCCGGCGGTTGGCAGCTCTCTGGCTGGGTGAACACCGCACGCGGCCTGATATCCACATCCGTTTCGACGTCGTTGGTGTTCTCGCAGAGCCGGGCAAGAGTGTGGAGCTCACCCATATCGAGGGCGCGTTTTAG